Proteins encoded within one genomic window of Formosa agariphila KMM 3901:
- a CDS encoding serine hydrolase: MSFHKSFSILTFLLLFTLNHWGQNVSSAQIDSLVSKTMALNNSVGMAIAIVKDGKVVHSKGYGLKSIETKDKVDDNTLFSIASNSKAFTGAALAILVDEGKLSWDDHVVDYIPEFKMYDDYVTTNFTITDLLTHRSGLGLGAGDLMIFPDTGDFTIDDIIKSFQYQTPTSAFRTQYDYDNLLYLVAGEVIYRVSGTSWADFIQTRIFDPLDMKTAKPLINRIPKNANVAMPHNSYNNEIKELSPYDGGDLVGAAGGINAGVNDLTKWMLVQLNKGKYGDNLSKTLFSEAVQKQMWSPITMTGYNIYGDGRRDNHFSAYGLGWKISDVKGKIMVSHTGGLTGMLSRTMLIPELNLGIVVLTNTDPGGYAFYAVPETILDMYLGLDKKDWVTELSEYSKSKEKDGDAVTKAVWETVEANKKIKIDKNKYLGTYNDPWFGDITITEKNDSLWFTSKRSPKLNGPMFFYKATTFAVKWEFTGMPCDAFATFNLNEEGKAMQIKMKGISPNIDFSFDFHDLNLERID; encoded by the coding sequence ATGTCTTTTCACAAAAGCTTTTCCATCCTTACTTTCTTATTATTATTTACTTTAAACCATTGGGGGCAAAATGTAAGCTCGGCGCAAATAGACTCTTTAGTTTCAAAAACAATGGCTTTAAATAATTCTGTAGGAATGGCAATTGCTATTGTTAAAGATGGAAAAGTTGTACATTCTAAAGGGTATGGCTTAAAATCTATTGAAACGAAAGACAAAGTAGACGACAACACCTTATTTTCTATTGCCTCTAATTCAAAAGCATTTACAGGTGCAGCACTTGCTATATTAGTGGATGAAGGTAAATTATCTTGGGATGATCATGTTGTAGATTATATACCTGAATTTAAAATGTATGATGATTATGTTACTACAAATTTCACCATCACCGATTTACTAACGCACAGAAGTGGTTTAGGTTTAGGCGCTGGAGATTTAATGATTTTTCCAGACACTGGAGATTTTACTATAGACGATATTATTAAAAGTTTTCAATACCAAACACCAACATCTGCTTTTCGAACCCAATACGATTACGACAACTTATTATATTTAGTAGCAGGAGAAGTTATATACAGAGTAAGCGGCACTTCTTGGGCAGACTTTATACAAACGCGTATTTTCGACCCGCTAGATATGAAAACAGCTAAACCACTTATTAACCGTATTCCTAAAAATGCAAATGTGGCCATGCCACACAATTCTTACAATAACGAAATTAAAGAACTCTCACCTTACGATGGCGGTGATTTAGTTGGTGCTGCTGGCGGAATTAATGCAGGAGTTAACGATTTAACCAAATGGATGCTTGTACAACTTAATAAAGGAAAATACGGAGATAATTTATCTAAAACGCTATTTTCTGAAGCTGTACAGAAACAAATGTGGTCACCAATTACCATGACAGGATACAATATATATGGAGACGGACGCCGAGATAATCATTTCTCAGCCTATGGATTAGGTTGGAAAATATCTGATGTTAAAGGAAAAATTATGGTAAGTCATACTGGTGGGCTAACAGGCATGTTATCGCGTACCATGCTAATCCCTGAACTTAATTTAGGTATCGTGGTCTTAACTAACACAGATCCTGGAGGCTATGCGTTTTATGCTGTTCCTGAAACTATTTTAGATATGTATTTAGGACTTGACAAAAAAGATTGGGTTACCGAACTTTCAGAATATAGTAAAAGTAAAGAAAAAGATGGAGACGCCGTTACAAAGGCCGTTTGGGAAACTGTAGAAGCCAATAAAAAAATAAAAATTGATAAGAATAAGTATTTAGGAACCTACAACGACCCTTGGTTTGGTGATATCACAATTACAGAAAAAAACGATTCACTTTGGTTTACGTCTAAGCGCTCACCTAAATTAAACGGCCCCATGTTTTTTTATAAAGCGACTACTTTTGCCGTGAAATGGGAATTTACAGGAATGCCTTGCGATGCTTTTGCAACTTTTAATTTGAATGAAGAAGGCAAAGCCATGCAAATTAAAATGAAAGGAATCTCGCCTAACATCGATTTTAGTTTCGATTTTCACGATTTAAATCTGGAGCGTATAGACTAA
- a CDS encoding Gfo/Idh/MocA family protein: MTAKKIYNIAIIGSGSIAKTHAKCINDLSNTKLIAVCTSSESRIQQAEANFNVPVYTDYNTLFNENLIDIVSICTQSGSHLESTRAAAQAGIHVLCEKPLEISVKRATAMIEACKTHNVKLSCVFQNRYATDYKTVLEAIHKGWLGKLLMGNASINWNRSPEYYSESVWRGTLLGDGGAALINQGIHTIDLLINAMGAVHSVFGKTYTKMHNIEGEDLAHALVNFKNGAIGTITAGTALYPGNPERLEIYGEHGTIILEGGKIIKWDIKNHDRNPKQTDLDASSGASDPLAIGHALHKTQISEFIKAISNNTQPEIDGEEGLKSLALIEGIYKSSTTHSEVIFS; the protein is encoded by the coding sequence ATGACAGCCAAAAAAATCTATAATATTGCAATTATTGGAAGTGGATCTATTGCTAAAACGCATGCAAAATGTATTAACGACCTATCAAACACCAAATTAATTGCAGTTTGTACGTCTTCTGAATCTAGAATACAGCAAGCGGAAGCCAATTTTAACGTTCCTGTATATACAGATTACAACACCCTTTTTAATGAAAACCTAATTGATATTGTTAGTATTTGTACACAAAGTGGGAGTCATTTAGAGTCAACACGGGCTGCCGCACAAGCGGGCATTCACGTTTTATGCGAGAAACCTTTAGAAATTTCTGTAAAGCGTGCAACTGCTATGATTGAAGCTTGTAAGACTCATAATGTTAAACTGAGCTGTGTTTTTCAGAACAGATATGCTACAGATTATAAAACCGTATTAGAAGCGATACATAAAGGCTGGTTAGGAAAATTATTGATGGGTAATGCGAGTATAAATTGGAATCGATCTCCAGAATATTATAGCGAAAGTGTATGGCGTGGTACGTTGCTTGGAGACGGCGGTGCAGCACTTATAAACCAAGGGATTCATACCATAGATCTTCTCATTAATGCCATGGGCGCTGTACACAGTGTATTTGGTAAAACTTATACTAAAATGCATAATATAGAAGGTGAAGATTTAGCTCATGCTCTAGTGAATTTTAAAAACGGAGCAATTGGTACCATTACCGCGGGAACAGCGCTTTATCCAGGAAACCCTGAGCGTTTAGAAATTTATGGAGAACATGGTACGATAATATTAGAAGGTGGAAAAATTATAAAATGGGATATTAAAAATCATGACCGAAACCCAAAACAAACAGACCTAGACGCTTCTAGTGGAGCCTCGGATCCGTTAGCCATTGGACATGCTTTACATAAAACACAAATCTCAGAATTTATTAAAGCCATTTCTAACAACACCCAACCCGAAATAGATGGCGAAGAAGGTTTAAAATCTTTAGCTTTAATTGAAGGTATTTATAAATCGTCTACAACGCATTCTGAAGTTATTTTTTCATAA
- the pflB gene encoding formate C-acetyltransferase, which translates to MKVAELENTGFKKDGFNTGDWNTSINVRDFVYKNITPYHGTQSFLIGPSERTQKLWDVCKSATKIERENNGVHSVDTDIISGIANFEAGYIDKENETIVGLQTDGLLKRAMKPFGGYKVVQKALEEIGLQPANQVDQLFSKYVKTHNDGVFDAYNAEIRKFRSLGFLTGLPDNYARGRIIGDYRRIALYGIDTLIAAKKKDLANIKGPMTDAVIRLREEVSEQIKALKEMITMGNAYDLDLSRPAENAQEAVQWTYMAYLAAVKEQDGAAMSLGNVSTFLDIYIQRDLDNEVIGEIEAQEYIDQFVMKLRMVRHLRMSAYDEIFAGDPTWVTEAIGGMFKDGRTKVTKTAFRFLHTLYNLGPSPEPNITVLWSPSLPENFRKYCAKVAIDTSSIQFENDDLMRELRGSDDYGIACCVSYQEIGKQIQFFGARTNLAKTLLLAINAGRCEITGKQMVKGIEVDNDEYLDFDKVLANYKIAMKEVARVYNDSMNIIHYMHDKYYYEKGQMALIDTNPDINIAYGIAGLSIVADSLSAIKYAKVKPIRNEEGLTVSFEIEGEFPKYGNDDDRVDIFAHDAVEDFNNELKKLAVYKNAEPTMSVLTITSNVVYGKKTGATPDGRAKGVPFAPGANPMHGRDTNGAIASLNSVAKIDYKDSQDGVSNTFSIVPKSLGATEEERIDNLVSTLTGYFSNGAQHLNVNVLDKNTLLDAMEHPENHPQLTIRVSGYAVNFIRLTREQQMEVISRSFHESM; encoded by the coding sequence ATGAAAGTAGCAGAGTTAGAAAATACAGGCTTTAAAAAAGATGGATTTAATACAGGCGATTGGAATACGTCTATTAATGTACGTGATTTTGTGTACAAAAATATAACACCTTATCATGGTACTCAGAGTTTTTTAATTGGTCCAAGCGAACGTACTCAAAAACTTTGGGACGTATGTAAAAGTGCCACTAAAATTGAACGAGAAAACAATGGCGTGCACTCTGTAGATACAGACATTATTTCTGGTATTGCAAATTTTGAAGCTGGATATATAGATAAAGAAAATGAAACCATTGTAGGCCTACAAACCGATGGCTTATTAAAAAGAGCTATGAAACCTTTTGGAGGATACAAGGTGGTCCAAAAAGCATTAGAAGAAATTGGATTACAACCAGCAAATCAGGTAGATCAATTATTCTCTAAATATGTAAAAACACATAACGATGGTGTGTTTGATGCTTATAATGCAGAAATTAGAAAATTTAGATCATTAGGATTTTTAACAGGATTACCAGATAATTATGCTCGTGGTAGAATTATAGGAGATTATAGAAGAATTGCTTTATACGGAATAGATACACTTATTGCTGCTAAAAAGAAAGATTTAGCGAACATAAAAGGTCCTATGACGGATGCCGTTATTCGCTTGAGAGAAGAAGTTTCTGAGCAAATAAAAGCATTAAAAGAAATGATTACTATGGGTAATGCTTATGACCTTGATTTAAGTCGTCCTGCAGAAAATGCGCAAGAGGCTGTACAATGGACATATATGGCTTACTTAGCAGCTGTAAAAGAACAAGATGGTGCTGCAATGTCTTTAGGTAATGTGTCTACATTTTTAGATATTTATATTCAAAGAGATTTAGATAATGAAGTGATTGGAGAAATAGAAGCTCAAGAATATATCGACCAATTCGTTATGAAATTACGTATGGTGCGTCACTTAAGAATGTCTGCATACGACGAAATTTTTGCTGGAGATCCAACTTGGGTAACAGAAGCTATTGGAGGTATGTTTAAAGACGGACGTACTAAAGTAACAAAAACGGCTTTCCGTTTTTTACATACATTATACAACCTAGGACCATCACCAGAACCAAATATTACAGTATTATGGTCGCCTTCTTTACCAGAAAACTTTAGAAAATATTGTGCTAAAGTGGCTATCGATACGTCATCTATTCAATTTGAAAACGATGATTTAATGCGCGAATTAAGAGGGTCAGACGATTATGGAATTGCATGTTGTGTGTCTTACCAAGAAATCGGGAAACAAATTCAATTCTTTGGTGCGCGTACTAACTTAGCAAAAACATTGCTTTTGGCTATTAATGCAGGTCGTTGTGAGATTACTGGAAAACAAATGGTTAAAGGCATTGAAGTAGATAATGACGAATACTTAGACTTTGATAAAGTATTAGCGAATTACAAAATTGCAATGAAAGAAGTGGCTCGAGTGTATAACGATTCTATGAATATTATTCACTATATGCACGATAAATACTACTACGAAAAAGGTCAGATGGCTTTAATCGATACTAATCCAGATATTAATATCGCTTACGGTATTGCAGGTTTATCTATCGTAGCAGATTCATTATCGGCTATTAAATATGCTAAAGTTAAACCAATCCGAAATGAAGAAGGATTAACTGTTAGTTTCGAAATTGAAGGTGAATTCCCTAAATATGGAAACGACGATGATCGCGTAGATATCTTTGCTCATGATGCGGTAGAAGACTTTAATAACGAACTTAAAAAGCTAGCAGTCTACAAGAATGCAGAACCAACAATGTCTGTGTTAACTATTACGTCTAATGTCGTGTATGGTAAAAAGACTGGAGCTACTCCGGATGGTCGAGCTAAAGGTGTGCCTTTTGCACCAGGAGCAAACCCAATGCATGGTCGTGATACTAACGGAGCAATAGCATCTTTAAATTCTGTTGCTAAAATAGATTATAAAGATTCTCAAGATGGTGTATCAAATACATTCTCTATCGTACCAAAATCATTAGGTGCAACAGAAGAAGAACGTATCGATAATTTAGTTTCAACTTTAACGGGTTACTTTAGTAATGGCGCTCAACATTTAAATGTAAATGTTCTGGATAAAAATACCTTGTTAGATGCGATGGAACATCCAGAAAATCACCCACAATTAACAATTCGTGTGTCGGGTTATGCTGTTAACTTTATTAGATTAACAAGAGAACAACAAATGGAAGTTATCTCTCGTTCATTCCACGAATCAATGTAA
- the pflA gene encoding pyruvate formate-lyase-activating protein, protein MNASLFFNLNLTIIKTSDNTLSVHSIESFGTHDGPGIRMVVFLQGCKLKCLYCHNPDTIDTQGGTEYEIEELVKRAVRMKSYFGDKGGVTVSGGEPLLQAKNLIHFFKRLKEEGIHTNIDTNGRLLNHPTKELLDDYADLVMLDIKHMTEEGFQYIAGAKNKETTFNFAKHREASGKKMWLRYVLIPEITNTPELLHQLGTYFKDYQTIEKIELQPYHKLGIHKWEALGWEYELKDARENTQDEINEAVKILNTYFKDVKVN, encoded by the coding sequence TTGAATGCCTCTTTATTTTTTAATTTAAATCTTACTATTATTAAAACTTCAGATAATACTTTAAGTGTACATTCTATAGAGTCTTTTGGAACGCATGATGGTCCAGGCATACGGATGGTTGTGTTTTTACAAGGTTGTAAATTAAAATGTTTGTATTGCCATAATCCTGATACTATTGATACCCAGGGTGGAACGGAATATGAGATAGAAGAGCTTGTTAAGCGCGCCGTAAGAATGAAATCTTATTTTGGAGACAAAGGAGGCGTTACAGTATCTGGTGGAGAACCTTTACTACAAGCTAAAAACTTGATTCACTTTTTTAAGCGTCTAAAAGAAGAAGGTATACATACTAATATTGACACTAACGGACGATTATTAAATCATCCCACAAAGGAGTTATTAGATGATTATGCCGATTTAGTGATGCTGGATATTAAGCATATGACAGAAGAAGGGTTTCAATACATAGCAGGTGCTAAAAACAAAGAAACCACTTTCAATTTCGCAAAACACAGAGAAGCTTCAGGAAAAAAAATGTGGCTACGCTATGTGTTAATTCCAGAAATAACCAATACACCAGAATTACTACATCAATTAGGGACCTATTTTAAGGATTACCAAACAATAGAAAAAATTGAATTGCAACCTTATCATAAATTAGGGATTCATAAATGGGAAGCATTAGGTTGGGAATACGAATTAAAAGATGCTAGAGAAAATACACAAGACGAAATTAACGAGGCCGTAAAAATTTTGAACACCTATTTTAAAGACGTAAAAGTGAATTAA
- a CDS encoding formate/nitrite transporter family protein, whose amino-acid sequence MYSPKEGIKIINEIALNKEGYTISKTLILAFLAGAYVAFGGLLALTISGGSPGIVAQNPGLAKFMFGAAFPLGLILVVLVGAELFTGNNAYFIPNILTKRQRAYAMFKNWGLVYLGNFIGALFIAYVITHLTHLVSKAPYLDLVHSIARGKTSHSFLVTFIKGIGANWLVCLALWQGIAAENTSGKIIAIWLPVMAFVTLGFEHSIANMYFIPLSIFEGSGITWSTFIFKNLIPATLGNIVGGALFVGLPYGYLFGKTEQ is encoded by the coding sequence ATGTATTCACCTAAAGAAGGTATAAAAATTATTAATGAAATTGCGCTAAATAAGGAAGGTTATACTATTAGTAAAACATTAATTCTAGCTTTCTTAGCAGGAGCTTATGTGGCATTTGGCGGATTATTAGCGTTAACTATTTCTGGAGGTTCACCTGGTATTGTAGCACAGAATCCAGGACTTGCAAAGTTTATGTTTGGAGCAGCTTTTCCTTTAGGACTAATACTTGTGGTACTAGTAGGAGCAGAGTTGTTTACAGGAAACAATGCATATTTTATTCCTAATATTTTAACCAAAAGACAACGGGCTTATGCCATGTTTAAAAACTGGGGTTTGGTCTATCTAGGGAATTTTATTGGTGCGCTTTTTATCGCTTATGTTATAACACATTTAACACATCTTGTAAGTAAAGCGCCGTATTTAGATTTGGTTCATAGTATAGCACGAGGTAAAACAAGTCATTCGTTTTTAGTCACTTTTATAAAAGGTATCGGAGCGAATTGGTTGGTGTGTCTAGCACTTTGGCAAGGTATTGCAGCCGAAAACACGAGTGGTAAAATTATAGCCATTTGGCTACCTGTCATGGCTTTTGTTACTCTAGGTTTCGAACATAGTATTGCAAACATGTATTTTATTCCGTTATCTATATTCGAAGGTTCAGGAATTACATGGAGCACGTTTATATTTAAGAATTTAATTCCTGCAACTTTAGGAAATATTGTTGGAGGCGCTCTATTTGTAGGTCTCCCTTATGGATATTTGTTCGGTAAAACAGAACAATAA
- a CDS encoding membrane protein, whose amino-acid sequence METFTLARVIHVLAVVLWIGGVSMVTTVIIPAVKKMKTKEDKLQTFEQIEGKFATQAKITTLLTGITGFYMMYEMDAWSRYLDIRFWWIHAMTIMWIIFTLVLYVLEPLLLHKLFRKEVEKNPDKAFRIIHRAHWILLILSLCTIFGAVAGSHGWYFIG is encoded by the coding sequence TTGGAAACTTTTACCCTTGCCCGAGTTATACATGTATTAGCCGTTGTGTTATGGATTGGTGGCGTTTCTATGGTCACTACTGTTATTATTCCTGCAGTAAAAAAAATGAAAACTAAGGAAGATAAATTGCAGACATTCGAGCAAATTGAAGGTAAGTTCGCCACCCAAGCTAAAATCACGACCTTACTTACAGGAATTACAGGTTTTTACATGATGTACGAAATGGATGCTTGGAGCAGGTATTTAGATATTCGATTTTGGTGGATTCATGCCATGACAATTATGTGGATTATCTTCACACTAGTATTATATGTTTTAGAACCGCTTTTACTTCATAAATTATTTAGAAAAGAAGTTGAAAAAAATCCCGATAAAGCGTTTAGAATTATTCATCGCGCACATTGGATTTTGCTTATTCTTAGTTTATGTACCATTTTTGGAGCGGTAGCAGGAAGCCACGGCTGGTATTTTATTGGATAG